ATCAGTCTTTGTTCCCCAAAGCCGAAGGGACAGAGGAAGACTTGCTCCCTTCTCTTGGTCCTCTCCCAAGCCCCAAGCCACCGATCTGggagaattagaaagaaaattgatTAAGTACACATCATGTGTTTTTACAGCCACCAACCAGGCTAAGGTGGAAACCAAAACCAGCAGCTGCAAATGATCAGTTGTAGAATCAGCAGGCAATCAGGAGTTCTGCTCCCGTCTTGTAATTGTCTCCAAGATCCAGCTGTCTCACTGGGCCTTTCGGGACAAGGCTTCACCTTCAGAAGAAACTGAACTGTTTGGGAACAGCTTTAAATCAacaggggtgagggcaggggtaCCTCACTACCACTACCACATCACCCTGATCCCTGACAtcaacccccacccccccgcagctCTGCAGGACAAACGTCACGTGCACCAGCAAGAGGCCTTAGCCCTTAGGTGGGCACCGGCTCAGTCCCAGGCATGGCAACCCCACCTGCCCAGAAGTCAGGCTGTTGACAGTGGGCACCTGAAGCTGTCCTGGCCTTCACCACAGGGTGACTAAGCTGCATGattcaaatgaaaaattcaccCAGGAAAGAAGTTGTCCCCAGCTTCACCCCACCCCTTTAGAGCTGGGACCCAAAATGAAAGAACTTAATGAGTCAAACCAGCTCGTTAACCAACACTGCCAACACCgctgggagcagggggaggggggcgaGTTCCACATCTCCACGAAAGGAAAGCCCTTctccctaaaaaagaaaaaagagcaaaccAGGGGCGTGCATGGTCAAACAACAGGACACCATCTTTGCACCAGGCCGGCTTCCCCTCAGTTGAAGAGGCTGTCCCAGGGCCATGGGCATCTTGCCTCACAGCCCCACATGCGGCTCGGTGAGGGTGGCTGGCTCCAGGAGCCTCTGGGAGAACGGAGGACCCAAAACGGGACCCGGAAAAGGGCCTCCAACCAGAAACTCCAATTCCTCTCTGGGCTGCCTGGCTGTGGGAAGCAGAGGGCAGCCTCCCCTGCCTTGGTCCAGCGAGAGCACAGGCGGCAGAGGCAGGTCAGTCCTTTGAATTCCCCAAAGTGAGAGATCAGGAGCCAGGGTGGCTCTGAATACATCTTCTGAATTTTGCACAAGGTTCGGGAGTTCAAAAGCATCCAGAGTTCTTGGCAGGGCTGAAGAAAACCCCAAGGAGagaaggtgggaagggagaggCCCTTGGTGGCTTCGCTAGACACATACTGTACACAAAATCtgatttaataataaatttttaaaaatgaattgaatCCTTGAGCCGTGATGCAGGCTAGCGGGCTCACCGGTCCAGCCCTAGGAGGAGCCGCTTCTTGTCCTCCTGGCCACTCTCGTTCTTCAGGTCGGAGAACACCTGTGTGAAGTAGTGGGGGTCGGCGTTGATCTGCAGCATCTTGGAGCTCATGAGGTTGATGACGGAGAGGCAGCGGTCCCAAAAGGCCTCCTTGCAGCTCTCCACCAGGAAGGGCTTGAGCGGGTAGGAGATCTCATTGCCCATGTAGGAGTAGGAGAGGTACAGGCAGGTCAGCAGGACGGCCTGGAGCTCGTGGTCGGAGCCCACCTCGGAGGAGATGACATCCCGGCAGAGCATGTAAAGGAAGACCACGTTGGCGGGCGTGATGAAGCCCTGGTCCTgccagccctgcaggagcagcgaGCGGTCCACGCTGCGCAGCCAGAGCACAGGGTCCGTGGGGGACAGGTGCTTCAGGCGGTAGCACCGGCGACAGAGAAACTCACCCAGGCAGCGCAGCAGCTCGCTGGTGGACGCCTGGACGATGACCCGTTTGGGCGTCCCTGCGGAGGTGACGGCAGGATGCGGGGCCTTCTTGACGGAGGAGGAGACCCCCGTCTGGGAGCCCGAGAGCTGGCTGGCAGGGGGTGCGGGCGGCTGCGCCGGTGGGGGCTGGGCGAACGTGGACAGGTTGGCGCACGACAGCGACTTCTTCAGGTTCTCATTGTTGAGGTGCGTGATGTTGTTCTGGTAGCTGCTGTTGGGCTGCACCTTCTTGGAGTTCTTCTTCTTGGCCGACACGGCCACGATCCTCTTCCAAGGCAGCACGGAGATGATGGAGTGCCGCTTCAGGTTCTTGTCCTTGGCGTTCTTGCTGTTCTGCACGGCCGTGTAGTGGCCCACCGTGGCCGCGCCATCCTCAAACAGCGTGGCCTTCCGGTAGCTGGGGGACAGGGACAGCACCGTGCCCATGGTGCCGCTGCGCGCCGGGCGGGGACCTGCGCCCCTGCGCGCCCAGCCTGCCGGCCGGAGGGACGAAACAGCTCACCGAGCCCGAGGCGGCCAGGGGGAGGCCGGGGGCGCTCCCGGGGTCGCGTGCCGCCCCTTCGGATCTGTGTGGAAAACAAGATGGTTCTCAGCACCAGGCGGGGCTCGCGTCGCGCTCCTCCGCCCCGGCCTCGGCGGCCCCGCGGACCTGGCCCCGGACCCGCGCCCAGGCCTTCCCCGGCCGGCACGGCCCCGCCCGCGCCCCCGCGCCGCAACCCGGCCGCTCCACTGCGGCACCGGCACCCGCGCCCGCCGGGGTCCGGATGGCAGCGCGGGGGACCGGGAACCGGCGGAGGCGGCCGGGGACCCCGCCTCGACACCGCGCGCGGCCGCGACCCCGGCCCGGCTCCCCGGGGACAGCGGACGGCCCGAGGCGCAGGCTTACCGAGCAGGTGGCTCCTGCGCTCTGCACTCTCCGCAATGCGCGCCGCGGCTCGACGCCGCGGTCCCGGCGCTCGGTGGGGCTCGGCGGGGCTCGCGctcggcggcggcggtggcggcggcggctccgGAGCTTCTGTCCAAGGTTCTGCAGGcgccgcggccccgccccccgcTCGGCCGCCTTCGCCGccgccgcgcccgcgcccgccccGGCGCGCACCTCAGCGGCCTCCCTCTCGGGCGCGCGCGCGGCCCACGCGCAGGACCGGCCAGGCCTGGTCTCGCCCGGCAGCCGGAGCCGCCGCCGTGCTCAGCACCAGCTGCGCGCGGTGCTGGCAGCGACACGGCCGCGAGCCCCAGGCGCCGCTCTACTCGCCGCACCCCATCCAGGACCCGGGCTCGGGCGGCGGGTACTCGCGGCACCGCCCCGCCCCGCGGGGCCGCCCCCCTCCCGCACTGCTTGCAGCCCTCTCGGCGCCGCCCCGCCACCAACAGCCCGGCCGTGTGAGGCGCGGGCGCACAGCGCAGCCGAGCTCGGGCGGGTGGGGAAGctccgggcggggcggggccgagggCCGACCCCGCCCGCCGCCCCGCCCAGACACGTGCTGCCTTTGTTCCCGCCGCGGCTCCGGCAGCTGCGGGCCGCGGGGGCGCCCTCGGCCGCGTCCTCGCCCTGACCGCCGGAGAAGCCATCCACGGAGGCTAGGACCCCGAGCAGCCTCCTTCCATTTAACCTCCTCGTCCCCGGGGAGGGAAGCTAGGGAGCTCAGGGAGCAAGGTGGGGAGAGGCTAAGCCTTTGCTGAGGCCGCCTGAGCGCCCCGAGCATCCCGAGGGGACTGTCCCATCAGTTTTGAGTGCCTTTCCCTCCGGGATCTCCGTTGCCCCATCCCAGGTAAATGCCCACGGCCCAGGTACAGAGCGACTGGCCTTCCCACACCACACCTGGGACAGAGCCCTGAGGCTCCTGGCTCGGTCGCTGCCCCAGAGAAGGGCCAGTACTGAGCCCATGACAAATGTGACCTCAAAATTTCCACCGGCCCTCTTACCTGTTATAGAACGACTGAAGCAACTGCTTCTCCAACCAGCCTCTGATCtgctgatttaaatatttttcatgctaAGCATATATAATTCGAAGATTCGGTGCCCATAAAATTAAATTCTGAGTAAAACTCTGGTTCTAATAAGAACTTTTCCTCTCACAAGGAACAAGAATCCAGATCCTTCACAAAGGCTAGTCTTCATTTGTTATTCTTTTAGTTTAGTTCTGGAGATTGACTCAGATTTGACCACAAACCTGGGAAACAGGAGACTTAAACTGTACCTTAATCCAAATTACCGCCTCTGGACCTGGTGATGAGGAAGTGGCAATCCAGAGAACACCCAATCCCGACTCCCAGACCGCTCCAGCACACAGCCTGTGCCAGTTCTGCCAACTGCTCTACGCAGTAAAGAAATCTGGTATCAAACAATGCTACCATCATCAGAAAGTACTTGAATTTGCTAAAGTACTACCCAGAGATTCCTCTGTCAATAGTGGCAACAAAGCTTTAGGGGCCTTGGTGACCATATAGTGGGAAATGCATTACTCTGTACCCAGAAGGCTACTTCTTGTAGAGTCCTTGAGAAACATCCACAGTAGCTGTCATCTTAACTTAGAAGATAAAGGCAGGCCCTTAGCCCAGTGTGCCCCTCCCTCTGAACATTCCTCCGTGTACAACCCCTACCTGCTCTTCAAATGGAGCTGTCCTCCATAGTAAGGAGCTCTAAGAATCAATCTGCTCCAGGTCCACTGGCCCAATGACTCTCTTCCTAAGGCAAAGTTGCACTCCAGCCTTTTTTCATCCTGCCCCTAATGGAGGCCCAGCTCCTGAGTTGGCCCATGTCCACATTGCCTTTCCTATGTTGAGCAGGGGTTAAGTGCTTTCCACTTCCCGAAATAGGCTTAGATTTCTAAGCCTGTAATCCACCCCTCAGAACTATCTGGAGCCGCCCTGTACTTACCTGTACCTACAAAATTTCAATACTAACTATTCCAATTCATGGTGGGCAGTACCAAGCTCCACTTCACCCCACCCCATTTCCCAAACCATGGACGCTCGCATTGGCCTGGGCCTTTTCCAGCCTGCGTCCTCTCTTGCCTTTGTCCAGCCAGCTCTCCCCTACTACCTTCAAAAAGAGCTCTTGGCAGAACCACTCCAACCTCCTCACACTTGTCAGAGGCAAAGTCGTGTGTGCAGCAGAGCATGAATGGGATGGCACTGCCAGCACAGTGGCTTTTGTGACCGAAGAACCCTGAACCCTGTCCACCCATGTTGTGCCTGCTCTGCCTGTTTTGAGGCACCACACCACTCCTCTGCTCACTCAACACACCAacaacccccctccccctccaagcTCCCAGTACTTCTCCAACTGCGAAGCAAAGAAGGAAGAGCTACCATCTGCCAAAAATGGCAGATCAAGGACCCAGGAGGCAGACCTGGATGAATGATGCACAGCTGTTTTCTTCCCAGTCTTCACCAGAGAACTGCAGGGAAGCTCTCCAAATCCCACCCCCATCAACCAGCCTCTTTATCCTATAGTCTATCTCTAGCTGCCGGAAAAGCCAGCCTGAGTGTTACATGCACGGCTGGGATGTCCATGGAGAGTTCCCATCCTCTGCATGCCCCCTTCCCATACCACTCTGAGGAAGGGAGGCAAGGCCCCAGCCAGCCAGCTCCCAGAAAGGGTTCCAAATAAAGCAGGTCTGAGCCCTGGCTCCTGAGGAAGTCGTGCTTTGTTCTCTCAGGCATCACAGAGCAGCATCTAGTGGCCTCTCTGGGCAGCACAGGTTACATAACTAGCATGCAGCAGGGCTCCACAGCCAAGGGCCGCAGCCGCCGCTCCCAACGCCATCAGGATCTCATTAACACACAAGGAAGCCCAGGCACCGTGAAGCCTGGTGCCAGGAAGGGCCCATAAGTGAGGGAGCCAGGCCCATGCTAGCCCATGGCCACCCCACCCTCTCAGCTGCACCTAGATGCAGCTTATCGAGGCCTTGGAGGGGAAGCAGTCCCTCGAGGTCTGCAGCAGCGCTGTCCAAAAACAGCCATGAGCCACAAATGCAAGCCACGTAGATAATTattttctagcagccacattaaaaaagttaaagaaacaggTATATTTTAATAGTACATTTAACCCAATAAATGCTcaaaatatttcaacatatataaaaaagaagttgggcaatttttcattcttttttcacatTCTTCAAAGTCTGGTTTGTTTACATTTGCAGGGCATCACAGCTTGAACTAGCCACAATTTCAAGGACTCAACAGCCATATGGGGCTCATGGCCACACACTGGACAGCACGGGTCTGCAGGAAGTCAGCAGACCTGCCCAGGGAGATGAAGAGAAGGTTGCTGCCCCACTGAGCTCCTGGGACTGCCCTCCCCCCACTGCTCGGGCTCTGGATCTCTTTGGAATATTTTTGAAGTCCTTTATTGAAGCACAACTCTTCCTTAAGTAAAACTATACACAGAGACACAATACTGAAAGAGAACAGAGAGTGGCTCGACTGGAGTTGGTGGCTAGagccccccctccctcccagtggCCCCAGAGCCCCACAAGACAGGTCACTCCCAGGGTCTGGGGGGTAGTATGAAAGTCAATCCTTTTGAACAAGAttccaaaaaactaaaactaagcCACAACTGAATGCCAGGGCTCTGCAGGCACCTGTACTTCCATGACTTCATGTAACACTCCCACCACAATTACCTACCAAGAAAGCGCCATCACTTGTCGTGTGAGGAAACGGGCTCAGAGGATATTACAACCCAAACCCCATGTCCTCACTGGACCACGATGCCTTGGAAAAACAAAGATAACTGAGCCCCATTTCCCATTTTAGCCCTCACAGACCAACTTTCTCACCCAAAGCCCTCCACTTGACCTCGGATCTAAAGGTCTCCCATGAAGCAAATGAGACAGTAGAGCTTTTTCCAGTCTAGAAGGCTACACAGAGCTGTCTGGACTTGATCAGAAACCCTCCAGCACTCAAGAAAGgacactttttgaaaaaaaaattgtttttattggaACTCATCTGAACATCAGATATACCTGGTGTTGGTTAGCAAGAACCGTTTGTACATTTGATATTGATGGTGCCAAAACCAAAACAGTGACTGGACATGATGGGGAAAGATGTTGAGAACAAAAACCTGATTttggagaggaaaataaaaaccagtCAGATTCAGTGAGGATGCAAAACCTGGTACAACAAAATCcttttacaaaatataaatttattacgAAAACCTGGAAGGATAATCtgacaaagggaaagaaagataaaaggaggccagcaggaaggaggcaggaggagggggagaggaaaaaagaagacaaagaagaatgagaggaagaagaaaatatagcTGAGCACAACAGAGGTGCAGAAGCTTACCTGCCCACATGGCATTAAAGCCTTGCTATGTAATCTCATCATAAAACAAAGCATGCTGGAGTACAGTGCTCTACCTGCCATCCGTTCCATCTCTAAGAGGTAAATAAAGAAAGCTCCCTGGGAGGGGGACATGAGGTTGCtcaaaaacccaacaacaaaaattgggaggaaaaaaaaaaaaagaacaacacacCCCACAGTCTCATTTCCGATGTTCActgtttaaaaaaggaataaatccaTCTGACAGCAGGAGAGAAgcagggggatggggagagaagcTGAAGGATTTCAGACAGCCTGGCTCCCctggaggggggaaggaggaaggaagagagacatGGGATGGTCTCTTGGTTGAGAGAAGGGGAAacagggggagagagaaaagagcagaggAGAGGGGCAATTAAAACACTGACACCTAATCTAGTTTACTGTGTTAAAAAGAGCCACATGCACAGCAGGCCCCCTGAGGGCCCACACTGCTCCCCgtgtggccatggtgacactagCTCCTGGCCATGTCCCCATTCCTTCCCAGGTCGGAGCGGAGCCGTGCAGGTGCTGctgcggcggtggcggcggcgggacCTTCGGCCAGTCTGCTGGAGCCAttgttggggggagggcagggggatggGCCACATGGCAGGGGAAAGGACACCGGAACGCCTCAtttcaaataaaaaggaaaatagcagTCTATACACAGTTGTTTGTTTTGGTTCAgtacaaacagaataaaaagtcGTTGCTTTGATAGGCGAACACCCAATTCTGAAGAGGAGGCGAGGTGACGCCCAGCGGGTGGGTTAGGAGCCCCAGTGGCTGGCGGAGCGCCTGGCTTGGCGGCCCTCTCCCAGGAGGCAGAGAGCACAGCTTTAGGTAGTGTAagcctttttccttttatttagaataacctttttttttcttttttttctttttttaagcaattTCCCCACTCCCAAGTTGGGCCAGTAAAGATTACATGAAAACTGGCCCACCTATCGGCTGGGATACAGATGCACCAAATGAGGATTTAAAAACTTTCTGAGCGAAAagtagaacagaaagaaaaaatctccTAGCATTTTCCCCAAAGGTTTCACTCTCCCGCCACACACACTCTCCAAAGGACCGCTACAGATCCAACTCTGCAAGAGAAGACAGAGCAGTGTCAATCGGGGAAGCCGCAAGGCCACCAGGAGGCTTTCAGTCTCGACAGGCAGAAGACAGCGCTGCCCGGGCCCGGGTCCCGGAGTCAGCACTCACCTATGTCAGTTTCTTGGCTTTGTTGTAGAGGGAATCCACTACTTTACTCATGTTCTGAATTGTTTCCAGAGCAGCTTCATAAGTTTTATCTACTGGGGGTTCATCAAAAATAATCAAGACACCCTCCCCCTGGTCCAAGATCCCTGCAGAAAACACAAGCAAACCCAGGTAAAAGAAAGGATTAGAcacatgagcatttgagaagcagCCCACTCCCTAGCTGCCTCACTTTCTCCAGAAAGGAGGGGAAACAGAAGTCATCTTCCTGTTCCATTCGTGCATGTTTATTACACTCTCATCACAGGCATGAGAGGGGCAAGGATCCCAGGGAACCACCAGGTGATACAATGGAGCATCTTCTTTCAAGATAAACAAGAGCATGATGCCTCTTCACCATTTCATCACCTCCACCAGCCCCCTCGCCTGTATGACTGTTACTCACCATGAAATTTCTTGTCAAGAATCATCTGTGATAATTTCCTTTCCACGTCGGCCTAAAATCAAAGCACATGATTAAAGGGCCCAGCATCTACTAGTCAGAGATCACACTGACATGAAAGGCTTGTATAAAAGGATCTTATGGCAAACGGTCTgaaaataaaacagcaacaaTGCATCTGCAGCTCTCAGCCCACAGTCCCCAGTCCCCACTGAGAAGCTTGGGAGCTTTGCAATAAGGCCCAGCGGGTGTAAATGGCAGCCCCTCCACATGCCCCTTTCCCCATCCCTACCCTCAAGACAAGCTCAGGACTCCTTACCTTGGAGAGTTTGATGAGGCTAGATATGTGTTCGatctaaaaggaaaggtaaaAAGACACCAACACTGAAAGTTTTACTTCTGCCTCTAATATCGGGATGAGGGTGGTGCTGTATCTTGAAATCCTGCCGAATGTCTCTACAGGGACAGATTCTCTTTGGCTGTGCTTAGGTCTCTTGTGCTTGGTCCATCTGCCTACCCTGCATCACTACAGACAACAAATACACTCCTGTCCCACACACCCAGAACAGAAAGCGTTTACCACACGCACAGTGACTGCAAAAGCTAGGCGGAGACTGCACTGAAAACAAGCAGGGGCAACCTCACCAGCCTCTACCCCACagcatccctccctctccttgaCTCTCATTCCCTGTCAAGAAAATTCCAAGCTCTTGGGGGTCTCTTGCCCAGCAGGCACACCCTTGGAAGTGAGTTCCTATTCTGGATGGTGTGGGAAGGGAGGTGGCTACAGTGAGGACACCTAGCCAGAAACCCCCTGCCACCAGAGAAGAGCTAGGGTCCCCAAGAGGGTTCTTACCTGTACTCGGGAAAAAGGCTCAATGACTCGGATCAGATTCTGTTCCAGCAAGTTATCATACAACTTGGCCAAGTGTGTGCTGATGATTGGGTCATCCCGGAGCTCTGCCCGGTAATCTGTCAGAGCCTGCCAAAAGAGCCGAGATTGGCACAGAAAAGGACTTGAAAGTCACGCTACTTGCAGCTTCCTAAGTAGTGTGCTGGCCCTTGTAACTACATGGTTGACTGTAGTTCTGGAGgatttgggaagatgaaagaacAGCCACGACTGaaggcaaaagaaaatgaaaagaagtaaaagacgGAGCCTAACCCTAGGCACCATCTTCCCGTCCAAAAGCCTCACATTGACAGCTCAGACAATGTAAGCCCTAAGAGCAGCTCAGCTTGCAAGCTAAATtcactgcaaaagcagttctcaatATGTATTCCACAGAACAAATAAGGCCTCcatgggggcaggaggaggggggatTCTCAGGTTAAATAATAGGAAATGCTGAATTCCACAGCTAGCTCTTGGGGTTTTATAAGGAATATCAGCACAGAAAAAAAAGTACCTTTCTAATTTTGTTTAGCCCTAGTGTTTCCCAAATATCTGATCACAGACCCTTTTTTTAATCCCTACTAGAAGTGTTCCATCCAAATTTGGGGATAAAATGATCTAGACTCTTTGTTTACTTGTGTATGTGATTTATTTACCTTTAGTAATGTTCTCACAATATCCCAGCCTCATGTCAGCTGTGCTATAAGGTGTTAAGGGAAGCAAGCAAATCATGCCAAGTAAGGAAATGAAATTGGCAAGAACCTCAAGGAAGATGATGAACCCTGGGGACAGTCAGAGAGCCACATCGTCTAGTTTCTGTCCATACTACTTTTCTTCCTGGATCTAGGTTTTTATTAAGTTGGTCATTATACTCAGACTAagagagaggctcagagaagtataAGTCTCACCCTATTGCTTAGACaagtttttctccctttccaaacCCTCACAAACATTGAGTGAAAGGCACAGGAGGCAAGGCCAGCCTAGAACTTCTGTCCTAAGGAAGTGTCTTTCAGCCCAGATGCACACATCAAAACTTCTCTTCTGTCCACAGAGGAGAAGCAGGCCTGGCATTTCTGGAGCTGAAGTAACATCTAAGACCATGCCACATGGTGCTTGTGTCAGACCCTGACACACatgagctgtgtgacccaggCCTCCTCTTTAAATTCCAGCTTCCCCAAGCATAAAATACAGGTAACAGGTTTGCTgtgaaaaatcaaatgaaaggggacttccctagtggtgcagtggttaagaatccgcctgccaatgcaggggacatgggttcaatcactggtccatgaagagcccacatgcagcagagcaactaagcccgtgctccacaactactgagcctgcgctctagagcccgcgagccccaactactgagcccacgcactacaactactgaagcccgcgctccctagagcctgcacgccacaactactgagcccacgtgccgcaactactgaagcccacacgctctagggcccacgtgccgcaactactgagcccgtgtgctgcaactactgaagcccacacgcgtagagcccgtgctccgcaacaaagagtggccccccactcgccgcaactagagaaagcctgcacacagcaacgaagacccaacacagccaaaacaaaacaaaaaaaatcaagtgaaagAAGGATGACAGAACTTTTTGAAACTGAAAGGTACTGTATATAAATGAGGTATGACAACTCAACAAGTTTCATTGTACAAAAGTGCTTAACTActtcctggttttgatactgtACTATAGATAAGATGTAACCACTGGGGAAAACTGGGTGAATGGTACATGGGAtcactctgtactatctttgcaacttcttGTAAAACTATAatcatttaaagataaaaaaaactttttaaagtgctCAAacgcccctcccctccaccagtTCCCTACCAACCCAATACCTTGCTTACCTTTTCAAAATCTGCCAGTGATCTGTTCTTGCTAGCCTGAGCCACACATTTTAATGCTTCTGTCTAAGAATAAAGAGAGAAACAGTGAAAGTGATCTGCATACTCACATCCCAACACGTCTCATAAGGAACATGCTATGTCCACACAGCTTCTGGCTGCAAGGAAGAACCTGCCCCACCACTGCTCTTCTTCAGAGGCCTAGGGAGAAAAGCTGGAGGAATACCACTGTGTGCCAACCAGTTTCCCTTTGAAAGCTGAAGTGACTTAAAGGTACTAGGAAACAGGAAGTTTTCCAAAAAAGAGACTTTGATAAAGCATTCTCCAAAGATGACAAGCTAAAAGGGAAAATGGCCAGAGAAGTGCGatttcctcccccctcctccaagACTCCCTATCCCTACACCCCACAGATGCCTTCCTGCCCTCAGACTTGATCATACCTTGTGCTTTATAAAAACTCATTCTGCTGGGTTTGGTGCAGGGTACAGACCAAGGTTTACTTTCATTAGGCCTGAAGCATCAAAACTCTACGTATCATACTGAATGTTAAAACCCCAGAGTGATGAAGGTATAACCAAGGGTTGAGGGGCAACTTCTAACTTTATAAAACGTTATAAAAAGTACCCAACCAAGCTGTTAAGTCTCTACTCAGCACGAAATCTACAACATTCATCTTCCTGAGTGCCTGACTCCTGCTTGAAAGCTGTCATCAAGGTGCAAAGGACCAGAGGGAGCTCCTCTTGTACCAGCCTATGTACTTAAACAAGGAAGGTAGTGTCTTATACtgcagactttaaaaatgatgcaAAGCTAATCATTAGTGTAGTTTGTCTCCAGCATTTGTCCTATAGACAGAAAAATGTCATAATGAGAATAGCATGAAACTCAGAGCCAGATAACCCAAGTTCAAAGTCTCGCTTCACCATTACTAGTTACCTGGCCTTGTTCTGGACACTTGACCTCTCTTAGCCCATCTCCTCAACTCTAATTCTAGATATGATAGTGAGTCTTTCACTACAGAAATAACCAATATTCTTTTGGTCAAAACTAGGAGCTGATCTGAAACTTTTTCTGATGAAAagccaattagaaaaaaaatagaaaaaaaaaaaaaaaaaagccaattagGGCCACTTGTATAGAAGGAAGAAATCATCTGTTGTGGACATTCTGCCAAAGATACAGTGAGATAGCCAACATGTCTGTTGTTTAGAGACAACTGCATTTGAAACCTAGAAAGACTACTTTTACTTTACCAGTGATAATCAAGTAAAGTACAAAGTGATGATGCAGACATCTGAGACATCATCTTTACACAGGTCACACTCTTACCTATTCAGGCATAAAAGCCATCACAAATAGGGCTACCGACCATCAAAGGCCTCTTCTTGACCACACCCAAACTCAGGACAAGAGTGGGAAGGTACTGATAAGAGAAGCACTTGAATGAGTCATCAAAACCTAGTTTCTGCACCAAGCAATCTGACCTCTCTAAAGCACATGCGCACCAGACCTTACCCGGCTCCACACTCTTGGAGAATCCAAGATTTCTTATTCTGCACATTAAATTTTCAAGCCAAGATCGTGGTAGATACACTTTCCGGTCGAAGCTAAATGCAACCTAACTCACTGTAAATGCTACAGTTCAATTCTGAGTTCTGTAAGTCCCTCAAACCACCCGATACCCACAAGAACACCAAACATTGACTTTTCAGGCCAAGAATTAACAATACAGGGAATATACCGAACGAGCTTAATGAAAAGAAGAGGCgggaagaaagaatgaagagcGGAATGGAGACCTGAAGAGCACGGTC
This window of the Balaenoptera ricei isolate mBalRic1 chromosome 20, mBalRic1.hap2, whole genome shotgun sequence genome carries:
- the CDK5R1 gene encoding cyclin-dependent kinase 5 activator 1; protein product: MGTVLSLSPSYRKATLFEDGAATVGHYTAVQNSKNAKDKNLKRHSIISVLPWKRIVAVSAKKKNSKKVQPNSSYQNNITHLNNENLKKSLSCANLSTFAQPPPAQPPAPPASQLSGSQTGVSSSVKKAPHPAVTSAGTPKRVIVQASTSELLRCLGEFLCRRCYRLKHLSPTDPVLWLRSVDRSLLLQGWQDQGFITPANVVFLYMLCRDVISSEVGSDHELQAVLLTCLYLSYSYMGNEISYPLKPFLVESCKEAFWDRCLSVINLMSSKMLQINADPHYFTQVFSDLKNESGQEDKKRLLLGLDR